The following coding sequences lie in one Spinacia oleracea cultivar Varoflay chromosome 1, BTI_SOV_V1, whole genome shotgun sequence genomic window:
- the LOC130465486 gene encoding uncharacterized protein: MKRRERSWMYDRLDGRNLKPDFLKGVGEFIEFCKEHPTCNDGDKIRCPCPLCDNRRFHDTETVRVHLYKKGFVRNYYQWICQGESLVESSRVQPNQYRDMVIDALGNNQEHLVNEEGNSVEEEPNDEAKKFIDLLKAAGDPLYEGSKLSVLEMASRIASLKCEFNLQHRCVDGFASLMNDAIPNNNQMGRTFNSTKKVLEGLELPHERIHTCPKGCLLFWKGDAQLDKCRVCGSDRYKKTAKGKLIPAKVLIYFPITPRLQRLYATKNISEDMTWHAKNPRVQNTFAHPSDSQAWKHLDTTFPNFASEPRNVRLGLCTDGFAPHGKFGSQYSCWPVILTPYNLPPSMCMKRPFMFLSLLVPGPKNPKGNLDVYMQPLIEELKQLWEVGAMTYDISSKQNFNLRAALLWTISDFPAYGMLSGWSTAGKKACPYCMDKSKAFWLEHGGKVSWFDCHRQFLPHDHPFRKNKTAFCKNKVENGMGPHIMCGEELWQCVKDLPKATDGPEALKKLKSAKMGWFKQSILWELPYWKDLLLRHNLDVMHIEKNFFDQLINTVMDVKGSTSDTTSARKDMAKYCKRRQLELGNGNQTMPKAPFALDKAQKKVLCEWVRDLKFPDAYASNLSRCVNLQSCKLYGMKSHDCHVFMERLLPVALKELLPLHVWKAITEISQFFRDLCAPTIKASDIDRLDKNIAEILCKLEKIFPPAFFNSMEHLPVHLPHEAKVGGPVQYRWMYPFERFLNHLKRKVGNKARVEGSICNAYLMEEITNFCSHYFQPEVDTKARDLGRNVHSVVENQHDVNIPEMFRVDCGRAPTNGRLRFLQDMEYDRAHLYVLANSGILGEYERKFEEHIIQTQPHIVMEDIWSKCEAQFPEWFKSHVLRSLSPNDVTRALAMGPSRQVRTWSRFYANGYNFQTHDYGKHKSTMNYGVCVQSPDEVDYFGILEEVVELSYFGGAEESGGELWV; the protein is encoded by the exons ATGAAAAGAAGAGAGCGTAGTTGGATGTATGATAGACTCGACGGGCGCAATCTTAAGCCCGACTTTCTCAAGGGGGTTGGAGAGTTCATTGAGTTTTGCAAAGAGCATCCAACATGCAATGATGGTGACAAAATAAGATGCCCATGCCCCTTGTGTGATAACAGGCGTTTTCATGATACTGAAACAGTTAGAGTACATTTGTACAAGAAGGGGTTTGTTCGTAATTACTATCAATGGATATGTCAAGGGGAAAGCTTAGTAGAGTCCTCGCGTGTTCAGCCAAATCAATATCGGGATATGGTTATTGATGCTCTTGGAAATAATCAAGAGCATTTGGTGAATGAAGAGGGTAATTCAGTTGAAGAAGAACCAAATGATGAAGCTAAGAAGTTTATAGACCTTCTAAAGGCAGCTGGAGATCCATTATATGAAGGGAGCAAACTCTCTGTGTTGGAGATGGCATCAAGAATTGCAAGTTTGAAATGTGAATTCAACTTACAACACAGGTGTGTGGATGGGTTTGCATCTTTGATGAATGATGCGATTCCAAATAACAACCAAATGGGTAGAACTTTCAATAGCACAAAGAAGGTTCTTGAGGGCTTGGAACTTCCTCATGAGAGGATCCACACATGCcctaaaggttgtttgctcttcTGGAAAGGCGATGCACAGTTAGATAAATGTAGAGTATGCGGAAGTGATCGGTATAAGAAGACTGCAAAGGGTAAGCTTATTCCAGCAAAAGTTCTAATCTATTTTCCAATCACACCGAGGTTGCAAAGGTTGTATGCTACCAAGAACATTTCGGAGGATATGACTTGGCATGCCAAGAATCCCCGAGTTCAAAACACCTTCGCACATCCTAGTGATAGTCAAGCGTGGAAGCACTTGGATACAACCTTTCCTAATTTCGCATCAGAGCCACGAAATGTCAGGCTTGGTTTGTGCACAGATGGATTTGCCCCCCATGGTAAATTTGGATCCCAATATTCATGTTGGCCGGTTATTCTTACACCATACAACTTGCCTCCATCGATGTGTATGAAAAGACCATTCATGTTCCTTTCTTTGCTCGTTCCCGGTCCTAAAAATCCTAAAGGAAACTTGGATGTGTACATGCAACCACTCATTGAAGAGTTGAAACAGTTATGGGAGGTTGGGGCTATGACTTATGACATCTCAAGCAAGCAGAATTTCAACCTCCGCGCAGCCCTTTTGTGGACTATTAGTGATTTTCCTGCATATGGAATGCTATCTGGATGGTCCACGGCCGGAAAGAAGGCTTGCCCTTATTGTATGGATAAAAGCAAGGCATTTTGGCTTGAACATGGAGGTAAAGTTTCATGGTTTGATTGTCATCGACAATTCCTTCCACATGATCACCCTTTTCGAAAGAATAAAACAGCTTTCTGCAAAAACAAAGTTGAAAATGGCATGGGTCCGCATATAATGTGTGGAGAAGAATTGTGGCAATGCGTGAAGGACTTGCCTAAAGCAACTGATGGTCCTGAAGCTCTTAAGAAGTTGAAGAGTGCCAAAATGGGTTGGTTCAAACAAAGTATTCTATGGGAACTCCCATATTGGAAGGATTTGCTTCTTCGTCACAACTTGGATGTCATGCACATTGAAAAGAACTTTTTTGACCAACTCATAAACACTGTGATGGATGTGAAAGGTAGCACCTCGGACACCACTAGTGCAAGGAAAGATATGGCTAAGTATTGTAAACGTCGGCAGTTAGAGCTTGGAAATGGAAATCAAACCATGCCAAAAGCACCCTTTGCACTTGACAAGGCTCAAAAGAAGGTGTTATGTGAATGGGTTCGAGACTTGAAATTCCCGGATGCTTATGCTTCAAACTTGAGCAGGTGTGTTAATCTTCAATCATGCAAGCTGTATGGAATGAAGAGCCACGATTGTCATGTCTTCATGGAGAGGTTACTTCCGGTTGCTTTGAAGGAGTTGCTTCCCTTGCATGTTTGGAAGGCAATTACAGAGATTAGTCAATTCTTCCGAGACTTATGCGCCCCCACTATCAAAGCGAGTGACATAGATCGCTTGGATAAGAATATAGCTGAGATCTTGTGCAAGCTAGAGAAGATTTTTCCACCTGCATTTTTCAACTCAATGGAACACTTGCCAGTTCATCTTCCACATGAGGCAAAGGTTGGTGGTCCCGTCCAGTACAGGTGGATGTACCCATTTGAAAG GTTTCTTAACCATTTGAAGCGTAAGGTTGGAAATAAGGCACGTGTAGAAGGCTCCATATGCAATGCTTACCTAATGGAGGAGATTACGAACTTTTGTTCCCACTATTTTCAACCTGAGGTTGACACCAAAGCAAGGGATCTAGGAAGAAATGTCCATTCGGTTGTTGAGAACCAACATGACGTTAATATCCCCGAGATGTTCAGGGTGGATTGTGGTCGTGCACCTACTAATGGCCGTTTGCGCTTCTTGCAAGACATGGAGTATGATCGAGCACATCTTTATGTGCTTGCAAACAGTGGCATCTTAGGTGAATATGAAAG GAAATTTGAGGAGCACATTATCCAAACTCAACCTCACATAGTAATGGAGGATATTTGGAGTAAATGCGAAGCCCAGTTCCCTGAATGGTTTAAATCACAT GTTCTCCGGTCTTTGAGTCCTAATGATGTGACACGGGCGCTTGCGATGGGCCCCTCTAGACAAGTAAGGACATGGAGCCGGTTCTATGCGAATGGatataattttcaaactcatgacTACGGCAAACACAAGTCAACTATGAATTATGGAGTGTGTGTACAAAGTCCTGATGAAGTTGACTACTTTGGCATTTTGGAGGAGGTGGTTGAACTTTCTTATTTTGGAGGAGCcg